In Nitrospira sp., the sequence GCCGGCGTCGTGATGACGGGTGGTGACACAACGCGTTCCATCCGCACGAAGGCTGCCGCCTATCTCGTCGGTCTGGCCTTCTTAGGCGCCATCGGCACGCTGACCCTCGTCTCATCGCAGGGACCCATCACCGTTCGGTTCTACGATCCTGCTTCCGTCGCATCCTTCATTATTCCCATCGGGTTCTATGTCGACCGGCTGAGCGCGGTCATGATGACGTTGATCACCGGCGTCAGCACCATCATTTACTGCTACTCGACCGGCTACATGTACCAGGATCGTCATGCGCGCCGGTATCTCACCTTGATTTGTCTGACCGATTTCGTGTTGATCTGCATGGTCTCGAGCGGGAACCTCATGATGCTGTTTCTCTTTTGGCAGCTCCTCAGCTACCTGCTCTACTTGCTCGCGCACAACCATGTCCATGTCGCGACGTTGGCGGGCGCGTTCAAGACGTTTACGCTGTTGCGTATTGCCGATACGGCGTTTCTTGCCGGCATTGTCCTCGCCTATCAACTCTACGGCACTCTCGAATTCCAAGAGCTGTTTGCAAGAGCGGCCGCCACACCCATGACCCTCTCGATTCTGCCTGAGGTGGAGATCAGCGCCACAACGGCGGTGACCTTGCTCTTTTTCATCGGCGCGATGGGCAAATCAGCGCAGTTTCCTCTGCATCTGTGGCTGCCGGGATCGCTCTTCGCTCCCACCCCGGTCCACGCATTGTTGCACGCCGGCATCATCAACGCGGGAGGCTTTCTTATCAACCGACTCGCCCCGCTCTTCGGAATGAGTTCAACTACGCTGCATATCGCCTTCGTCATCGGGACCCTGACGGCCGCCCTGGGCGCGACAATGATGCTGGCGCAAAACGACATCAAGAAGACGCTCGGCTTCTCGACGATCGGCCAAATGGGTTACATGATCATGGAATGCGGCTTGGGAGCCTTTTCGCTGGCCGTGTTCCACTTGATTGCCCACGGATTATTCAAGGCAACCGTCTTCTTGAACTGCGGCAACGTGATCCATAAGGCGCGACAGGAGCCACATTTCCCCCATATGGACCATGAGGGCGAGGAGGTGGGATTCTCTCGCCTAACCTGGTCGACCGGCTTTGTGACGACACTCTTTATTCCGCTGCTTATTCTATTGGTCACGCACGGAGTCCTGCACATTCCATTGTTGGAATCCCAGGGAACCGTCATTATCCTGTTTTTCATCTGGATCACTTCATCGCAAGCCATCTTGACGCTCACACGACTTCGCGCTGTGGCCTCATGGAAGGTCTCATCCGCCATGTTGCTGACGCTCCTCTTCATCGTGTTCGTCTATCTGTTTGCCGTCGGGTCGTTCACTTCATTTCTCTACCCGAATCCGGAAGAGGTCGCGTCGTACTTCAAGGCCGCCGATCTCCCGGATTGGCTCTTCGACCTCATTGTCGTGATGGCCGCGCTCATGACGATCTTGGGCTGGACCTACCTGTACATGCGTGCCCACGGCCGGACGGTCTGGATGCCGGCCTGGATCGACGACATAAGAGCTCACCTCTATACGGTGTTCCTGAATCGTGTGTATGCCGATGAACTCTATCAGCTGGTCGGTTCGATGACCGCGCAGCTGATTCATCGGATCGATAAGCTGGAACGCGGGTGGTCTCGATGACGGATCTGCTCATACCATGGCTGTTGGTCGGAGTTCCGTTTGCTGGTGCGCTCGTGTGTCTGACCTGTTGGTCCGACCCCTACCGGGTGAAGAGGTCCACGATCGTCTGGTCCGTCATCAGCCTTGCGTCGATCGCCGGAGTTGCGGAACGGCTTCCGACTCCACCCGATGGTCTCTTACCGCTCTATTTGCTGCCGCTCGCAGCCGTGGTGTCCGCATTAGGCCAGCCGGTTCACGAAACCCATCGGCTCTCCTGGATCATGACCTTGGTCTTTCTCGGTTTGGGAATGGGCCTGCTCACCGCCGGGAATTCGGTCGGTCTGTTGTGCCTGATCTTGGTCATGCTGACCATCATGCTCCTCCTCTACCGTCACCACACCACGCTTTGGCCCATCTCCTGGTGGGGCATCGGCTGCTTCGGTATCGGAATCGGTGGCGCGGTTTTTTCTCTCGTGGCAGAACCGCCGATGTCATCGGTGGCGTCCTTAGCGACCTGTGCCGTTCTGTTGCCGCTCATGCCGTTTCATGATGGATACCTCACGGCGCTGACCAGATTGCCTGGTAGTTTGCCGTCATTTATTGTGTTGCTGTTGCCGGTGCTAGGCCTTCACCGATTGGCGACAGTCATGCCGACGATGCCGAATGAATTCGTTGCGGTCGTCAGTCTGATGGCCCTGATGAGCGCCCTGTACGGTGCGATCAAAGCCTTGGCCCAGTCGCGTGTCCGTCTCTTGGTCGGCTATGGCAGCGTCTCGTTTTTTTCGATCCTCTGGTGGTTTGTGGCTGGAGCCCACAGGGCGACCGCGCGCGGGGCCGTGCTGGCCGGAGCAGTCGGTCTCGCGACTAGCGGATTGTTGGTGGCCTGGCAAGTGATCCGCACGAGATACGGCGACGATGTGGACCCGCAGGCCATCAGGGGCCTGGCCGCTGCGATGCCGAAATATGCGGTCTTGTTATCTCTGTTGGGCCTTGCGGCCATGGGAATTCCTCCCTTCGGGGTCTTTGCGGGGTTCATGGGGTTGCTGCTGACCGCTCCGCCCTTTTCAACGATCGGCCTGTTCATCGCGCTCGCGGCCTGGCTTGCCGCCTCGTGGTATATCATGCAGATGATGCAACAGTTGCTCTTCGGCGCCCGCCGATCGGATCTACGCTATGCGGATCTCCGTCATCCCGAATTTACGTCCCTGTTGATCGTGGTGCTGGCCTTGCTGGCGCTCGGCCTGGCCCCGACCAGCTTGTATGCGCCGGATCAGACTCCGAATCAGACCGCCGCCATGGAGCAACCTCTCTCATGGAACCGCTAGAGACCGTTCCTGACATTGAATCCAGGCGAATGGAATTGCGCGGCGTCGTCCGCCTTGCGGGGGAAGTCATCGCGCAGTACTGGCCGATGCGGACCTTCGTCCACCACAATCCATTGCACAGCATCGAATATTTGCCGTTCGAAGAAGCCGTCAAGCGAGGGAAGCAGTTTATGAGCGGCAACGGCTATCTTCCCAGCCTTCTATATCGTGAGTACCTCAAGACTGGTCGAATCCGCGCGACTCATCTCGATGACGCG encodes:
- a CDS encoding proton-conducting transporter membrane subunit — protein: MLLPLVLIVPLLLLIAAGVVMTGGDTTRSIRTKAAAYLVGLAFLGAIGTLTLVSSQGPITVRFYDPASVASFIIPIGFYVDRLSAVMMTLITGVSTIIYCYSTGYMYQDRHARRYLTLICLTDFVLICMVSSGNLMMLFLFWQLLSYLLYLLAHNHVHVATLAGAFKTFTLLRIADTAFLAGIVLAYQLYGTLEFQELFARAAATPMTLSILPEVEISATTAVTLLFFIGAMGKSAQFPLHLWLPGSLFAPTPVHALLHAGIINAGGFLINRLAPLFGMSSTTLHIAFVIGTLTAALGATMMLAQNDIKKTLGFSTIGQMGYMIMECGLGAFSLAVFHLIAHGLFKATVFLNCGNVIHKARQEPHFPHMDHEGEEVGFSRLTWSTGFVTTLFIPLLILLVTHGVLHIPLLESQGTVIILFFIWITSSQAILTLTRLRAVASWKVSSAMLLTLLFIVFVYLFAVGSFTSFLYPNPEEVASYFKAADLPDWLFDLIVVMAALMTILGWTYLYMRAHGRTVWMPAWIDDIRAHLYTVFLNRVYADELYQLVGSMTAQLIHRIDKLERGWSR
- a CDS encoding proton-conducting transporter membrane subunit; translated protein: MTDLLIPWLLVGVPFAGALVCLTCWSDPYRVKRSTIVWSVISLASIAGVAERLPTPPDGLLPLYLLPLAAVVSALGQPVHETHRLSWIMTLVFLGLGMGLLTAGNSVGLLCLILVMLTIMLLLYRHHTTLWPISWWGIGCFGIGIGGAVFSLVAEPPMSSVASLATCAVLLPLMPFHDGYLTALTRLPGSLPSFIVLLLPVLGLHRLATVMPTMPNEFVAVVSLMALMSALYGAIKALAQSRVRLLVGYGSVSFFSILWWFVAGAHRATARGAVLAGAVGLATSGLLVAWQVIRTRYGDDVDPQAIRGLAAAMPKYAVLLSLLGLAAMGIPPFGVFAGFMGLLLTAPPFSTIGLFIALAAWLAASWYIMQMMQQLLFGARRSDLRYADLRHPEFTSLLIVVLALLALGLAPTSLYAPDQTPNQTAAMEQPLSWNR